From one Coffea eugenioides isolate CCC68of chromosome 11, Ceug_1.0, whole genome shotgun sequence genomic stretch:
- the LOC113751653 gene encoding eukaryotic translation initiation factor 5A-2-like: MSDNEHHFESKADAGASKTYPQQAGTIRKNGYIVIKNRPCKVVEVSTSKTGKHGHAKCHFVGIDIFYGKKLEDIVPSSHNCDVPHVNRTDYQLIDISEDGFVSLLTENGNTKDDLRLPTDENLLTQIKDGFSEGKDLVVSVMCAMGEEQICALKDIGPK, encoded by the coding sequence ATGTCGGACAACGAGCATCATTTCGAATCCAAGGCCGACGCCGGAGCTTCGAAGACTTACCCTCAGCAGGCCGGTACTATCCGGAAGAACGGTTACATCGTCATCAAAAACCGCCCTTGCAAGGTTGTTGAAGTTTCCACTTCCAAGACTGGCAAGCACGGCCATGCTAAATGCCACTTTGTGGGCATTGATATCTTTTACGGAAAGAAGCTTGAAGATATTGTTCCTTCTTCCCACAACTGTGATGTGCCCCATGTCAATCGTACCGACTACCAGCTCATTGATATTTCTGAGGATGGATTTGTCAGCTTGCTCACTGAGAATGGAAACACTAAGGATGACCTGAGGCTTCCAACCGATGAAAATCTGCTTACACAGATCAAGGATGGATTCTCTGAGGGAAAGGACTTGGTTGTGTCAGTGATGTGTGCCATGGGAGAGGAGCAGATCTGTGCCCTGAAGGATATTGGCCCCAAGTAG